One genomic window of Clostridioides sp. ES-S-0054-01 includes the following:
- the lysS gene encoding lysine--tRNA ligase, giving the protein MKNNQQSNEEAQIQEDLSEVLQVRRDKLKKLQESGRDPFKESRYDRTHYSMEIKDNFDSLEGKTTKIAGRIMSKRIQGKAGFIDIQDQEGRIQSYVRLDAIGEEEYSVFSTYDIGDIVGIEGEIFKTKKGEISVKAKSVVLLCKSLQILPEKYHGLKDQELRYRQRYVDLIVNPEVKNAFLIRTKALKALRAYLDDRGFLEVETPILNTIAGGANARPFITNHNTLHIPMYLRIANELYLKRLIVGGFDKVYEMGRMFRNEGMDLKHNPEYTAIELYQAYADYTDMMEITENVIAHMAEVATGSMIINYQGTEINFTPPWKRMSMEDCVKEYSGVDFSTINTDEEALEVAREKGIEIKPGMRRGEVINAFFEEFGEDKLIQPTFITHHPVEVSPLSKRNAEDPRRTDRFEAFANRWELANAFSELNDPIDQKGRFIDQLRKRELGDDEAFEMDEDFLKALEVGLPPTGGLGIGIDRVIMLLTNSPSIRDVLLFPTMKPIDNNPNKEEEN; this is encoded by the coding sequence ATGAAAAATAATCAACAAAGCAATGAAGAAGCACAAATTCAAGAAGACCTTAGTGAAGTACTTCAAGTAAGAAGAGATAAACTAAAAAAATTACAAGAATCAGGTAGAGATCCTTTTAAAGAAAGTAGATATGATAGAACTCATTATTCTATGGAGATAAAAGATAACTTTGATTCTCTTGAAGGTAAAACTACAAAAATAGCAGGACGTATAATGAGCAAGAGAATACAAGGGAAAGCTGGTTTTATAGATATTCAAGACCAAGAGGGAAGAATTCAATCTTATGTAAGACTAGATGCTATAGGAGAGGAAGAATATAGTGTATTTTCAACATATGATATTGGAGATATAGTTGGAATTGAAGGAGAAATATTTAAAACTAAAAAGGGTGAAATATCTGTAAAGGCTAAATCTGTGGTATTGCTATGTAAATCTTTACAGATTCTACCGGAAAAATATCATGGATTAAAAGATCAAGAACTAAGATATAGACAAAGATATGTTGACTTGATAGTAAATCCAGAAGTAAAAAATGCTTTCTTAATTAGAACAAAAGCATTAAAAGCATTAAGAGCATACTTAGATGATAGAGGATTTTTAGAAGTTGAGACTCCAATATTAAATACTATAGCAGGTGGAGCAAATGCTAGACCATTTATAACTAATCATAATACTTTACATATACCAATGTATTTAAGAATAGCAAATGAATTATATTTAAAGAGACTTATTGTTGGTGGATTTGATAAAGTTTATGAAATGGGAAGAATGTTTAGAAATGAAGGTATGGATTTAAAACATAATCCTGAATATACTGCAATAGAACTATATCAAGCATATGCAGATTATACTGATATGATGGAAATAACAGAAAATGTTATTGCACATATGGCTGAAGTTGCTACAGGAAGTATGATAATTAACTATCAAGGAACAGAAATAAACTTTACACCTCCTTGGAAGAGAATGAGTATGGAAGATTGTGTTAAAGAATATTCTGGGGTAGATTTTTCTACTATAAATACAGATGAAGAAGCATTAGAGGTTGCTAGAGAAAAAGGTATAGAGATAAAACCTGGAATGAGAAGAGGAGAAGTAATAAATGCTTTCTTTGAAGAATTTGGAGAGGATAAATTAATCCAACCAACATTTATAACTCATCATCCAGTTGAAGTCTCTCCATTATCTAAGAGAAATGCTGAAGACCCAAGAAGAACTGATAGATTTGAGGCATTTGCTAATAGGTGGGAATTAGCTAATGCATTCTCTGAACTTAATGACCCAATTGACCAAAAAGGAAGATTTATAGACCAATTGAGAAAAAGAGAATTAGGTGATGATGAAGCTTTTGAAATGGATGAAGATTTCCTAAAAGCATTAGAGGTAGGTCTACCTCCTACAGGAGGACTAGGAATAGGTATAGATAGAGTAATTATGTTATTAACTAACTCTCCGTCTATAAGAGATGTATTATTATTCCCTACTATGAAACCTATTGATAACAATCCAAATAAAGAAGAAGAGAACTAA
- the greA gene encoding transcription elongation factor GreA — protein sequence MEENKEFLLTQEGYDKLEEELENLKVVKRKEVAERIKVAISFGDLSENAEYDEAKKEQAQVEERILKLENMVRKAVIIDESKIDLNVVTIGSIVKVKDLEFDEDVEYTIVGSTEADPYDGKISNESPVGKALLGRAVKEVVEVQVPDGVAKFEILEIRR from the coding sequence ATGGAAGAGAATAAAGAGTTTTTATTGACACAAGAGGGATATGATAAATTAGAAGAAGAATTAGAAAATTTAAAAGTTGTAAAGAGAAAAGAAGTTGCAGAGAGAATAAAGGTCGCGATATCTTTTGGGGATTTATCTGAAAATGCTGAGTATGATGAGGCTAAAAAGGAACAGGCACAAGTTGAAGAAAGAATTCTAAAATTAGAAAATATGGTTAGAAAAGCTGTTATCATAGATGAAAGCAAAATAGACCTTAATGTTGTTACAATAGGTTCAATAGTTAAAGTTAAGGATTTAGAATTTGATGAAGATGTTGAATATACTATAGTTGGTTCGACAGAAGCAGACCCATATGATGGTAAAATATCAAACGAATCTCCTGTAGGGAAAGCACTTTTAGGAAGAGCTGTAAAAGAGGTTGTGGAAGTGCAAGTTCCTGATGGAGTTGCTAAGTTTGAAATATTAGAAATAAGAAGATAA
- the dusB gene encoding tRNA dihydrouridine synthase DusB, with protein sequence MKIGNLELKDKVFLSPMAGVTDLPFRLICKEQGCGLLYTEMINGKALCYDDENTKKMLKIEEEEHPVAVQIFGSEPDFMGRAAEIMNDYSNEILDINMGCPAPKVVKNGDGSALMKNPKLAEKVLKAVVKNSKKPVTLKIRKGWDDNSVNAVEIAKIAEACGISALAIHGRTREQFYTGKADWDIIAEIKKNLNIPVIGNGDVFTIEDSINMLDKTGCDAIMIGRGAQGNPWIFKRINHYMNTGEILPEPTLNEKISTAIKHLKLAVEEHGEYVAVREMRKHIAWYLKGLRNSARLRDEINKIEDYQEVVSKLEYYMEDSLT encoded by the coding sequence ATGAAAATAGGAAATTTAGAATTGAAAGATAAAGTTTTTCTATCACCTATGGCAGGGGTAACAGACCTTCCATTTAGATTAATTTGTAAAGAACAAGGCTGTGGACTTTTATATACAGAAATGATAAATGGTAAGGCACTTTGCTATGATGATGAAAATACTAAAAAAATGCTTAAGATAGAAGAGGAAGAACATCCTGTAGCGGTTCAGATATTCGGTTCAGAGCCAGATTTTATGGGAAGAGCAGCAGAGATAATGAATGATTATTCAAATGAGATTCTCGATATAAATATGGGATGCCCAGCTCCAAAAGTAGTTAAAAATGGAGATGGTTCAGCACTTATGAAAAATCCTAAGCTTGCAGAGAAGGTATTAAAGGCAGTAGTAAAGAATTCAAAAAAGCCAGTAACTTTAAAAATAAGAAAAGGATGGGATGACAATAGTGTAAATGCTGTTGAGATAGCAAAGATAGCAGAAGCTTGTGGAATAAGTGCTTTAGCAATACATGGAAGAACTAGAGAGCAATTTTATACAGGTAAAGCAGATTGGGATATAATTGCAGAGATTAAGAAAAATTTAAACATACCTGTTATAGGAAATGGTGATGTATTTACAATAGAAGATTCAATAAATATGTTAGACAAAACTGGTTGTGATGCTATAATGATAGGTAGGGGTGCTCAAGGGAACCCTTGGATATTTAAAAGAATAAACCATTATATGAATACAGGCGAGATTTTGCCAGAGCCCACTCTTAACGAAAAAATAAGTACTGCCATTAAACATTTAAAACTTGCAGTAGAAGAACATGGAGAGTATGTAGCTGTAAGGGAAATGAGAAAACACATCGCTTGGTATTTAAAAGGTCTTAGAAACTCTGCAAGATTAAGAGACGAGATTAATAAAATAGAAGATTATCAAGAAGTTGTGTCGAAATTGGAGTACTATATGGAAGACTCCTTGACATAA
- a CDS encoding type III pantothenate kinase, with translation MLLVFDVGNTNMVLGIYKGDKLVNYWRIKTDREKTSDEYGILISNLFDYDNVNINDIDDVIISSVVPNVMHSLENFCIKYCNKQPLIVGPGIKTGLNIKYDNPKQVGADRIVNAVAGIEKYGAPSILVDFGTATTFCAVSEKGEYLGGTIAPGIKISSEALFQSASKLPRVELAKPGMTICKSTVSAMQSGIIYGYVGLVDKIISMMKKELNCDDVKVIATGGLAKLIASETKSIDYVDGFLTLEGLRIIYEKNQE, from the coding sequence ATGCTTCTAGTATTTGATGTTGGAAATACTAATATGGTTTTAGGTATATATAAAGGTGACAAATTAGTTAATTATTGGAGAATTAAAACAGATAGAGAAAAAACATCTGATGAATATGGAATTCTAATAAGTAACTTATTTGATTATGATAATGTAAATATAAATGATATTGATGATGTTATAATATCATCTGTAGTTCCAAATGTTATGCATTCTCTTGAAAACTTTTGTATAAAGTACTGTAACAAACAGCCATTAATAGTAGGTCCAGGCATAAAAACAGGTCTAAATATAAAATATGATAATCCAAAACAAGTTGGAGCAGACAGAATAGTTAATGCTGTAGCAGGAATAGAAAAGTATGGAGCACCAAGTATACTTGTTGATTTTGGAACAGCAACTACCTTTTGTGCTGTCTCTGAAAAAGGTGAATATTTAGGTGGAACAATAGCACCAGGAATAAAAATATCTAGCGAGGCGTTATTTCAAAGTGCGTCTAAATTACCTAGAGTAGAATTAGCTAAGCCGGGTATGACTATTTGTAAGAGTACTGTATCAGCTATGCAATCTGGAATAATTTATGGATATGTTGGCTTAGTTGATAAAATAATAAGTATGATGAAGAAGGAATTGAATTGTGATGATGTTAAGGTTATAGCTACAGGTGGGTTAGCTAAGCTGATTGCTTCAGAGACAAAAAGTATAGATTATGTAGATGGTTTTTTAACACTAGAAGGATTGAGAATAATATATGAAAAAAACCAAGAATAA